The proteins below come from a single Polynucleobacter necessarius genomic window:
- the lptE gene encoding LPS assembly lipoprotein LptE codes for MSANPLRRAIIGLLAGAPVVGLFACGYRMRGMMDLPFTAIAITGNPSPPLRRDRQTSILQGTDVNVAINPKDADLILEITNEITGREILAYNAAGQASAYRLNICVGFRAYDLSGAEIVPDSEIYMTRDIDFSNTTALATDVQQQQFLSLMRKDLTVQILRRVSAAAKAPRSKSF; via the coding sequence ATGAGCGCAAATCCACTTCGGCGTGCAATCATTGGTTTATTGGCTGGCGCGCCTGTCGTCGGTCTATTTGCTTGCGGCTATCGGATGCGCGGCATGATGGATTTGCCTTTCACAGCAATTGCGATTACCGGAAATCCATCGCCACCGTTGCGAAGAGATCGACAAACTTCGATTTTGCAAGGGACCGATGTCAATGTTGCTATTAATCCCAAAGATGCTGATCTTATTTTGGAGATCACCAATGAAATTACTGGTCGTGAGATTCTGGCTTATAACGCAGCAGGTCAAGCGTCTGCCTACCGCCTAAACATTTGCGTGGGTTTTCGAGCATACGATCTTTCCGGGGCTGAAATTGTTCCAGATAGCGAAATTTACATGACACGTGATATAGACTTTTCGAATACCACCGCGTTGGCAACAGACGTTCAGCAACAGCAATTTTTGTCATTGATGCGCAAAGATTTGACTGTGCAGATTTTGCGTCGCGTATCTGCTGCTGCAAAAGCACCGCGAAGCAAGTCGTTTTAA
- a CDS encoding aspartate carbamoyltransferase catalytic subunit, with product MSSETNSRANVVNQFNSAGELTHLLTLEGLPKEHILHILDTAKQFVSVTDPAREVKKVPLLRGKSVFNLFFENSTRTRTTFEIAAKRLSADVINLDISTSSTAKGESLLDTIDNLVAMQADIFVVRHSVSKALIEIANHVPARVHVVNAGDGSHQHPTQGLLDMYTMRHFKQNFKGLKVAIVGDIVHSRVAKSNIHALTTLGCEDIRAIGPESLLPSDLDLMGVKVFHIMEEGLKDVDVVMTLRIQKERMEAGQVPEGDAFFRQYGLYGNRLALAKPDAIVMHPGPMNRGVEIDSLVADGPQSVILNQVTFGIAVRMAVMSIVAGNN from the coding sequence ATGAGTTCCGAAACCAACTCGAGGGCTAATGTGGTGAATCAATTTAATTCTGCTGGCGAGCTTACCCACCTATTGACTCTTGAGGGATTGCCAAAAGAGCATATTCTTCACATTTTAGATACCGCTAAGCAATTTGTAAGCGTTACGGATCCGGCCAGAGAGGTAAAAAAGGTTCCGCTGCTGCGGGGTAAGAGTGTATTCAATCTCTTTTTTGAAAACTCTACGCGCACTCGAACAACTTTTGAGATTGCAGCAAAACGCTTGTCGGCCGATGTAATCAATCTGGATATTTCGACTTCTTCTACTGCTAAGGGAGAGAGTCTTCTCGATACCATTGATAACTTGGTTGCAATGCAAGCTGATATTTTTGTGGTGCGTCATAGCGTTTCCAAGGCGCTAATTGAAATTGCAAATCACGTACCGGCACGTGTGCACGTTGTTAACGCGGGTGATGGCAGTCATCAGCATCCAACACAAGGTCTGTTGGATATGTATACGATGCGTCACTTTAAACAGAACTTCAAGGGTTTAAAGGTAGCCATTGTTGGCGATATTGTGCACAGTCGTGTAGCTAAATCCAATATTCATGCGTTGACAACGCTAGGGTGTGAGGATATACGGGCTATTGGCCCAGAAAGTTTATTGCCGAGTGATTTGGACTTAATGGGTGTAAAAGTGTTCCATATCATGGAAGAGGGTCTAAAAGATGTCGATGTAGTGATGACATTGCGTATTCAGAAAGAGCGGATGGAAGCTGGACAAGTGCCGGAGGGTGATGCGTTCTTCAGGCAGTATGGCCTGTATGGAAACAGGCTTGCCCTTGCAAAACCAGATGCCATTGTGATGCATCCAGGCCCTATGAACCGTGGGGTGGAAATTGACTCCTTAGTTGCTGATGGGCCGCAGTCAGTGATTCTGAATCAAGTTACTTTTGGCATCGCAGTCCGGATGGCAGTGATGTCAATTGTTGCTGGAAATAATTAA
- the holA gene encoding DNA polymerase III subunit delta gives MVKVDALLTHLKSLGSGGVMLPLYVFTGDEPLLMMEAMDQLRLAAKKLGFTEREVLLQERGFDWSALLSAGQTMSLFGDKRWVELRIPTGKPGRDGADALKQFANQIESQTNSSDGPDAVVCIVLPRLDGKTKSSAWFSALDAVGMAIQIDSIDRSHLPRWIATRLKAQHQEVESGSEGQRALEFIADQIEGNLIAAHQEILKLGLLYPQGVLTEKQIRSSILKVARYNVFELTEAMLAGDLSRLNRMLDGLKGEGEPLVLILWSVTEELRLLSKLKVANDAGGSVQQLMRANRIWGNKERLYPMALRRVQPLKLRRAMQVAAGLDRQVKGLAAADLPADPWDGLRLVGNLLR, from the coding sequence ATGGTTAAAGTTGACGCCTTGCTAACCCATCTAAAATCCTTGGGCTCAGGAGGCGTAATGCTTCCGCTTTATGTATTTACTGGGGATGAGCCGCTCCTCATGATGGAGGCTATGGATCAATTGCGCTTAGCCGCCAAGAAGCTGGGCTTCACTGAGCGTGAGGTGCTGCTACAAGAGCGTGGTTTTGACTGGAGTGCTCTGCTAAGTGCGGGTCAAACCATGTCCCTGTTTGGTGATAAGCGTTGGGTGGAGTTACGTATTCCAACAGGTAAGCCTGGTCGCGACGGCGCTGATGCTTTAAAACAATTTGCAAATCAGATTGAATCACAGACTAACTCTTCGGATGGTCCAGATGCCGTAGTGTGTATTGTGCTTCCTCGCTTGGATGGTAAGACAAAATCATCTGCTTGGTTTAGTGCTTTAGATGCTGTTGGTATGGCCATTCAGATTGATTCGATTGATCGCAGTCATTTGCCAAGATGGATTGCGACTCGCTTGAAGGCTCAACATCAAGAGGTTGAATCTGGAAGCGAAGGTCAGCGAGCGTTGGAATTTATTGCGGATCAGATAGAGGGAAATCTGATTGCTGCACATCAAGAAATTTTGAAATTGGGCCTGTTATATCCCCAAGGAGTATTAACAGAAAAGCAGATACGGTCTTCCATCCTGAAAGTGGCCCGCTATAACGTCTTTGAATTGACGGAAGCGATGTTGGCGGGTGATTTGTCTCGGTTAAATCGAATGTTGGATGGCTTAAAGGGAGAGGGTGAGCCATTGGTGCTAATTCTGTGGAGCGTGACTGAGGAGCTTAGGCTGCTATCTAAACTCAAGGTGGCTAATGATGCGGGAGGATCGGTGCAACAACTTATGCGTGCAAATCGCATTTGGGGCAACAAAGAGCGTCTGTACCCAATGGCGCTGAGACGGGTTCAGCCGCTGAAGTTGCGTCGCGCAATGCAAGTTGCTGCAGGCCTCGATCGTCAAGTGAAGGGGTTGGCTGCGGCGGATTTGCCAGCCGACCCTTGGGATGGTTTACGTTTGGTTGGAAATTTATTGCGGTAA
- a CDS encoding THUMP domain-containing class I SAM-dependent RNA methyltransferase, which yields MRFFVVCPGGLEVPLAQELAEIAHRPDSRALGKWVIDPTPTSPTGGIGLAAPLSAAMALNLHSRIASRVLLQMAQSPYRQEEDLYKLASGLAWEDWFTSKQTLRVDVTAHRSPLKSLNFATLKIKDAIVDRLRDVTGDRPSIDTTFPDVRVQAHLTATHITIYLDTSGEALFKRGWRDEKGDAPLRENLAAGILLITGWKPGQTLFDPMCGSGTFLIEAAQMALVIPPGAIRAGIYGDGAKPSRLAYRPLVTSAQGFGFQRLKPFNEVAEQKRWSALKESALNEVLERRKLYPNTESLEISGGDINEELVSMFKGNWQRAQLPDQPVARQIDAMASKPPVNSKNGVMLLNPPYGERLVIKGGRGQDRNSRDEGFKSEGAENRFELNLETGRQSAKRSSRESLKKLQAQEEQDPKFVEFLRQFGQHLKETFGGWNVFVLTADMALPGQLRIKESKRTPLFNGPLECRLFKLEMHQKRPSVNHSNDELND from the coding sequence ATGCGATTTTTTGTAGTTTGCCCTGGCGGCCTAGAAGTGCCGTTGGCTCAGGAGCTTGCAGAAATTGCGCATCGCCCAGATTCCAGGGCACTGGGTAAGTGGGTGATCGATCCAACACCAACGAGCCCCACAGGCGGTATTGGATTGGCAGCTCCCCTGTCGGCCGCTATGGCTTTGAATCTACATTCCAGAATTGCCAGTCGCGTGTTGTTGCAAATGGCGCAGTCACCCTATCGGCAGGAAGAGGATTTATATAAGCTGGCTAGCGGTTTAGCCTGGGAGGATTGGTTTACCTCTAAGCAAACATTGCGAGTCGATGTTACCGCGCACCGCTCACCTCTTAAGAGTCTAAATTTTGCAACCCTCAAAATTAAGGATGCGATTGTTGATCGATTGCGTGATGTCACTGGCGATAGACCTAGCATCGATACGACTTTCCCAGATGTTCGCGTGCAGGCGCATTTAACGGCCACCCACATCACGATATATCTTGATACTTCAGGAGAGGCTCTCTTTAAACGGGGTTGGCGCGATGAAAAGGGTGATGCGCCTTTGAGGGAAAATTTAGCCGCTGGTATTCTGTTGATTACAGGCTGGAAGCCAGGGCAGACTTTGTTTGATCCCATGTGCGGTAGTGGAACCTTTTTGATTGAGGCTGCACAAATGGCTCTAGTTATTCCTCCTGGCGCTATTCGGGCGGGAATATATGGTGATGGAGCCAAGCCCAGTAGATTGGCATACCGTCCACTTGTCACTTCAGCACAGGGTTTCGGATTTCAAAGACTAAAACCATTCAATGAGGTTGCTGAGCAGAAACGCTGGAGCGCTTTAAAAGAATCAGCATTGAATGAAGTGCTTGAGCGACGCAAGTTGTATCCGAATACTGAATCTCTGGAAATTAGTGGCGGCGACATTAATGAAGAACTGGTTTCCATGTTTAAGGGAAATTGGCAGAGGGCTCAATTACCAGACCAACCGGTTGCACGCCAAATTGATGCTATGGCAAGCAAACCACCGGTAAATAGCAAGAACGGTGTGATGTTACTCAACCCACCTTACGGTGAGCGTTTGGTAATTAAGGGCGGTCGCGGGCAAGATCGGAATTCTCGTGATGAAGGTTTCAAATCTGAAGGCGCTGAAAATCGTTTTGAACTTAATCTTGAAACTGGTCGTCAAAGCGCCAAACGTTCTAGCCGCGAATCCCTAAAAAAGCTGCAGGCGCAAGAAGAGCAAGATCCCAAGTTTGTAGAGTTCTTGCGCCAATTTGGTCAGCATCTAAAAGAAACCTTTGGTGGTTGGAATGTATTTGTACTGACTGCAGATATGGCATTACCAGGCCAATTGCGCATCAAAGAGTCAAAACGTACCCCATTATTTAATGGACCACTAGAGTGTCGTTTATTTAAGCTTGAGATGCATCAAAAGCGCCCATCAGTCAATCATTCAAATGATGAGCTAAATGACTAA
- a CDS encoding rubredoxin, translating into MEFKTYMCLICGWVYDEAAGLPDEGIAPGTLWKDVPMNWTCPECGARKDDFEMMAIQ; encoded by the coding sequence ATGGAATTTAAAACATACATGTGTTTAATTTGCGGTTGGGTGTACGACGAGGCTGCAGGACTTCCGGATGAAGGCATTGCGCCAGGCACCTTATGGAAAGATGTGCCGATGAACTGGACCTGTCCAGAGTGCGGTGCTCGTAAGGACGATTTTGAGATGATGGCGATTCAATAG
- the ruvX gene encoding Holliday junction resolvase RuvX, producing the protein MTDAFVHMPITVIAFDYGTKRVGVAVGNSVTKIGQALKAIVAPSSDALFREIQGLVKEWQPNVLVVGRPVHPDGGEHEMTVKATRFGNQLQGRLNLPVAWVDERYSSVILEGNTKMRDNLDAHTAALLLEQYFAEMPPSEID; encoded by the coding sequence ATGACGGATGCGTTCGTTCATATGCCAATTACTGTAATAGCATTTGATTATGGAACTAAGCGTGTAGGTGTAGCGGTTGGAAATTCAGTAACAAAAATAGGGCAAGCGCTCAAGGCAATCGTGGCCCCTAGTAGTGACGCTCTTTTTCGGGAGATTCAGGGCTTGGTAAAGGAGTGGCAACCAAATGTTTTAGTCGTCGGCCGCCCAGTCCATCCTGATGGGGGAGAGCATGAAATGACTGTGAAGGCAACCCGTTTTGGCAATCAATTGCAAGGGCGCCTAAATTTGCCAGTAGCATGGGTCGATGAACGTTATAGCTCAGTAATTTTGGAGGGTAACACCAAGATGCGAGACAATCTAGATGCGCATACTGCCGCCCTCCTATTGGAGCAGTATTTTGCAGAGATGCCACCATCTGAAATCGATTGA
- the pyrR gene encoding bifunctional pyr operon transcriptional regulator/uracil phosphoribosyltransferase PyrR, whose protein sequence is MNAELLYQKLLDALQKKMQQGSFELAGLAMGGAWIAERLARDLGLPHYGIINVAFHRDDYAEKGMTALRTASTMTTHLPYEVNGANIILVDDVLLTGRTVRAALNELFDFGRPVHVELMVLADRDKRELPVYANFVGEHAQIPENQILVLERDEQGRFSFVLEDRE, encoded by the coding sequence ATGAACGCTGAATTGCTGTATCAAAAATTACTGGATGCCTTGCAGAAAAAAATGCAGCAGGGCTCTTTCGAGCTTGCGGGGTTAGCTATGGGCGGAGCCTGGATTGCTGAACGCTTAGCTAGGGATTTGGGTTTGCCGCATTATGGAATAATTAATGTTGCCTTTCATCGAGATGATTATGCGGAGAAAGGGATGACAGCATTGCGTACCGCCAGCACGATGACAACCCATTTGCCCTATGAAGTAAATGGTGCAAATATTATTTTGGTTGATGATGTTTTATTGACCGGTAGAACAGTACGCGCAGCCTTAAACGAATTATTTGATTTTGGAAGACCGGTGCATGTTGAGCTCATGGTGCTTGCAGATCGTGACAAGCGTGAATTACCCGTTTACGCAAATTTTGTCGGAGAGCATGCGCAAATTCCTGAGAATCAAATTCTCGTTTTAGAGAGGGATGAGCAAGGAAGATTTAGCTTTGTGCTGGAGGATCGAGAATAA
- the hemL gene encoding glutamate-1-semialdehyde 2,1-aminomutase produces the protein MSQNDVLFERAQRTIPGGVNSPVRAFRQVGGTPRFVTKAQGPYFWDADNKRYIDLIMSWGPMIVGHANPEVVEAVQKAAATSFSYGAPTAGEIELAERICALMPSIEQVRMVSSGTEATMSALRLARGYTGRDVIIKFEGCYHGHADSLLVKAGSGLLTFADSTQNAPSSGGVPQDFVKHTLVLPYNDVQAIEDVFKKQGNQIAGIILEPIAGNMNLIQPSSDFLKSIRNLTTQYGSVLIYDEVMTGFRIALGGAQSLQGVTPDLTCLGKVMGGGMPMAAFGGKKEIMSKLTPLGNVYQAGTLSGNPVAVAAGLKTLEIISREGFYECLTSQTQKLMTGLKKMADQANIPFAVDSVGGMFGFYFAKDVPTSYEAVTKTDIDAFKKFFHLMLDEGVYLAPSAYETGFTSIAHNNEVIAAIVAAAEKAFQKLK, from the coding sequence GTGAGTCAAAACGACGTTTTATTTGAGCGTGCGCAAAGAACAATTCCTGGGGGGGTAAACTCCCCCGTGCGCGCTTTTCGTCAAGTGGGCGGCACACCGCGTTTTGTCACAAAAGCTCAAGGCCCTTATTTCTGGGATGCCGACAACAAACGCTACATTGACTTAATTATGTCTTGGGGCCCAATGATTGTTGGTCATGCAAACCCGGAAGTTGTCGAGGCTGTACAAAAGGCTGCTGCAACAAGTTTCAGTTATGGCGCACCTACCGCTGGAGAGATCGAATTAGCGGAGCGTATTTGCGCTCTGATGCCCAGTATTGAGCAAGTGCGAATGGTCTCCAGTGGTACGGAAGCCACGATGAGCGCTCTGCGTCTGGCCCGCGGTTATACTGGCCGTGATGTCATTATTAAATTTGAAGGCTGCTATCACGGCCATGCGGATAGCCTGCTAGTCAAAGCCGGATCAGGTCTTTTAACGTTTGCAGATTCAACTCAAAATGCACCATCTTCTGGTGGCGTTCCGCAGGATTTTGTAAAACATACACTCGTTTTGCCTTATAACGATGTGCAGGCGATTGAGGATGTATTCAAAAAGCAAGGCAATCAAATTGCTGGGATTATTCTGGAGCCGATAGCTGGCAATATGAACCTCATTCAGCCATCTAGTGATTTTTTGAAATCCATTCGTAATCTCACGACCCAATATGGCAGTGTTCTCATCTACGACGAGGTGATGACGGGATTTCGGATTGCATTGGGTGGCGCTCAATCATTGCAAGGGGTTACTCCCGACCTAACCTGTCTTGGAAAGGTGATGGGTGGTGGCATGCCGATGGCAGCCTTTGGCGGCAAAAAGGAGATCATGTCCAAGTTGACTCCCTTGGGAAATGTTTATCAAGCAGGTACCCTGTCTGGTAATCCTGTTGCAGTTGCTGCTGGTTTAAAAACTCTAGAGATTATTTCCAGAGAGGGTTTTTATGAGTGTTTGACAAGCCAAACCCAAAAGCTCATGACGGGCTTAAAGAAAATGGCCGATCAAGCCAATATTCCTTTTGCGGTTGATAGTGTTGGCGGTATGTTTGGTTTTTATTTCGCAAAAGACGTACCCACTTCATATGAAGCTGTCACCAAAACCGACATTGATGCGTTTAAAAAGTTTTTTCACTTGATGCTAGATGAGGGCGTATACCTTGCACCATCAGCTTATGAAACGGGATTTACATCCATTGCTCACAATAATGAAGTTATTGCAGCTATTGTTGCTGCGGCTGAAAAAGCTTTTCAGAAACTTAAGTAA
- a CDS encoding YdcF family protein — translation MALIDFLIVGWLPASEFGLQILEDAIPKASLSSYSESDIGGIIILGGAVEGGQIAQDREEVSIYSSAERVTKAFELIRQYPSPHFIFSGFSGRINPTGISEADAFKQLIAEQGLTQMTDKTAHYEKQSRNTYENVLYMKPMIQEYGLKNEAGSLKPWLLITSASHMYRSIKIFEKQGISVIPVPVDYQTANSLQWRAFDLENGMQNWNKLVHEAIGTLAYWSTGKI, via the coding sequence TTGGCCCTGATTGATTTTTTGATTGTCGGATGGTTGCCGGCCTCAGAGTTTGGGTTGCAAATTCTGGAAGATGCTATTCCTAAAGCATCTTTATCAAGTTACTCTGAGAGTGATATTGGGGGAATCATTATCTTGGGTGGAGCGGTCGAAGGGGGTCAAATTGCTCAAGATCGTGAAGAGGTTTCTATTTACTCATCAGCAGAAAGAGTGACAAAAGCTTTTGAGTTGATTCGTCAGTATCCAAGCCCCCACTTTATTTTTAGTGGGTTTTCTGGGCGCATTAATCCAACAGGCATCTCCGAGGCTGACGCTTTTAAGCAACTCATTGCTGAGCAAGGGTTGACTCAAATGACTGATAAAACAGCTCATTATGAAAAGCAATCCCGAAATACCTATGAGAACGTTTTGTATATGAAGCCCATGATTCAAGAGTACGGACTGAAGAATGAGGCGGGTTCTTTGAAGCCTTGGTTATTGATTACATCAGCAAGCCACATGTATCGATCGATCAAAATTTTCGAAAAGCAAGGAATTTCCGTCATTCCCGTTCCCGTCGATTATCAAACGGCAAACAGTCTTCAGTGGAGAGCATTTGATTTAGAAAATGGCATGCAAAATTGGAATAAGCTAGTGCATGAAGCTATTGGAACATTGGCGTACTGGTCTACTGGAAAAATCTAG
- a CDS encoding glutamate-5-semialdehyde dehydrogenase, which translates to MSTEIQALMQNIGQRARSASRAMARASSEQKNQALLHIAKLVRQKASEIEKVNAVDVERARANGQDAAFVDRLTMTPKTIETMALGLEQIVSLEDPIGKISALKRQASGIEIGQMRVPLGVIGIIYESRPNVTIDAAALCLKSGNAVILRGGSEAIDSNTLLAQIIQEGLSAAGLPKDAVQVVTTTDRSAVGEMITMTQYIDVIVPRGGKGLIARLMAEARVPMIKHLDGICHTYIDADADIAMAIKVCDNAKTQRYAPCNAMETLLVNQKIASKVLPDLCKIYQDKGVELRVDSSTRSTLESAGFQNLVDATEEDWQTEYLAPILSIKTVADMDKAMNHIERYGSKHTDAIITNNKTQADRFLREVDSASVMVNASTRFADGFEYGLGAEIGISNDKLHARGPVGLDGLTSLKYVVMGHGEIRT; encoded by the coding sequence ATGAGTACAGAAATTCAAGCATTGATGCAAAACATTGGCCAGCGAGCTCGCAGTGCTTCGCGTGCTATGGCACGTGCATCGAGCGAGCAAAAGAATCAGGCCTTACTTCACATTGCAAAACTCGTTCGACAAAAAGCGAGCGAAATTGAAAAAGTCAATGCCGTTGATGTTGAGCGAGCTAGAGCAAATGGCCAAGATGCCGCTTTTGTAGATCGCTTGACAATGACACCAAAGACTATTGAAACCATGGCGCTCGGTTTAGAGCAAATTGTTTCATTAGAGGATCCTATTGGAAAAATCAGCGCATTGAAAAGGCAGGCTTCGGGCATTGAGATTGGCCAGATGCGTGTTCCATTGGGGGTGATTGGCATCATTTATGAATCTCGTCCAAATGTGACCATTGATGCCGCCGCATTGTGCTTAAAGTCCGGGAATGCAGTGATATTGCGTGGTGGCTCGGAGGCGATTGATTCCAACACCTTGTTGGCTCAAATTATTCAAGAAGGGCTTAGCGCGGCAGGGTTGCCCAAGGATGCAGTACAGGTAGTGACCACGACCGATCGAAGCGCTGTCGGTGAAATGATCACGATGACGCAATATATTGATGTAATCGTTCCTCGTGGCGGTAAGGGTCTCATAGCGCGTTTAATGGCTGAAGCGCGCGTACCCATGATTAAGCATTTAGATGGTATTTGCCATACTTATATTGATGCAGATGCGGATATCGCGATGGCCATTAAGGTGTGCGATAACGCCAAGACGCAACGTTATGCCCCATGCAATGCCATGGAGACGCTTTTAGTCAATCAGAAGATTGCATCTAAAGTATTGCCAGATCTTTGCAAAATTTATCAAGACAAAGGAGTAGAGTTACGGGTTGATTCTTCGACACGATCAACCCTAGAGTCTGCAGGTTTTCAGAATTTGGTTGATGCCACTGAAGAAGATTGGCAAACCGAATATTTGGCGCCTATTCTGTCAATTAAAACTGTGGCTGACATGGATAAAGCCATGAATCATATTGAGCGTTACGGTAGTAAACATACGGATGCCATCATTACTAATAACAAAACACAGGCTGACCGGTTCTTGCGTGAGGTTGATAGTGCGAGTGTTATGGTCAATGCCAGCACTCGCTTTGCCGACGGCTTTGAGTATGGCTTGGGTGCTGAGATTGGTATCTCGAATGACAAACTCCACGCGCGTGGTCCAGTCGGTTTGGATGGATTAACGTCGTTGAAATATGTGGTCATGGGTCATGGCGAAATTCGGACTTAA
- a CDS encoding CopD family protein encodes MTNAYLWVKTLHIVLVTSWFAGLFYLPRIYVNLADEKNPEAYARLLGMADRLFRFMTILAVPAVLLGLTLWVVFGIGMGDTWMHAKLWFVVLVIGHHHACYSLLKKFRAGMNTKSGVWYRWFNEVPVILLFVIVALVIFKP; translated from the coding sequence ATGACAAACGCTTACCTTTGGGTGAAAACCTTGCACATTGTGTTGGTGACCTCTTGGTTTGCTGGATTGTTTTATTTGCCTAGGATTTATGTGAACCTGGCGGATGAGAAAAATCCCGAAGCATATGCGCGCCTCCTCGGGATGGCGGATCGGCTGTTTCGCTTTATGACCATTCTGGCTGTGCCCGCCGTTCTTCTTGGTCTCACCCTTTGGGTAGTTTTTGGTATCGGCATGGGTGATACCTGGATGCATGCGAAATTATGGTTTGTTGTTTTGGTGATTGGCCATCACCACGCCTGTTATAGCTTATTAAAAAAATTTCGTGCGGGTATGAATACCAAGAGTGGAGTTTGGTATCGCTGGTTTAATGAGGTGCCAGTCATATTGCTGTTTGTAATCGTGGCTCTAGTGATTTTTAAGCCTTAA
- a CDS encoding YqgE/AlgH family protein, translated as MPGMVDPNFANSVIYLFEHNERGAMGLVVNKPTEVDLATLFDKIEFKLEIAPLLEQSVYFGGPVQVERGFVLHESNPQLSYSSSLIIPGGLTMTTSKDVLEAVALGNGPRKFLMTLGYAGWGAGQLEEEITLNGWMNVPLSREQMMDIIFNTPYSRRYEKIMSYLGFDLSALSGEAGHA; from the coding sequence ATGCCAGGGATGGTGGATCCTAATTTTGCCAATTCAGTTATTTATCTGTTTGAGCATAATGAGCGTGGCGCGATGGGTTTGGTAGTTAATAAACCTACCGAAGTTGATCTGGCTACGTTATTCGACAAGATCGAATTTAAGCTCGAGATTGCTCCATTGCTGGAGCAATCTGTGTACTTTGGTGGGCCAGTACAAGTAGAGCGCGGTTTTGTTCTTCACGAGTCTAATCCACAACTCTCTTACAGCTCTTCGCTCATTATTCCGGGTGGATTGACGATGACTACGTCAAAAGACGTCCTTGAGGCAGTTGCTTTGGGGAATGGCCCAAGGAAATTCTTGATGACCTTGGGTTATGCGGGATGGGGTGCTGGCCAACTCGAAGAAGAAATTACCTTAAATGGCTGGATGAATGTACCCCTATCGCGCGAGCAAATGATGGACATTATTTTCAATACACCCTACAGTCGGCGTTACGAAAAGATTATGAGTTACCTTGGGTTTGATTTATCTGCGCTGTCTGGTGAGGCGGGGCACGCTTAG
- a CDS encoding symmetrical bis(5'-nucleosyl)-tetraphosphatase, translated as MNKIFAVGDVQGCAPSLKALLKKLPKKSKMIFLGDLVNRGPNSLGALRQLKALQESGRAECILGNHDLHLLAIDAGIRKLKPLDTVAPILKAPDRKELIHWVRNRPLALSNGKVLAVHAGVLPQWDLEQTIECAHEVEKVLRSKSYKTFLASMYGNTPSKWSNSLKGHDRLRVITNALTRMRFCTPTGRMEFDSKEGLESGPKGFIPWFKVPKRKTQDAVIYFGHWSTLGLLRDQNVVGLDTGCVWGGKLTAMEISATNRDMKKSQIIQVAGYDHPLRV; from the coding sequence ATGAACAAAATTTTTGCAGTCGGAGATGTGCAGGGATGCGCACCTTCGCTCAAAGCCCTTTTAAAGAAACTCCCAAAAAAATCTAAAATGATTTTTTTGGGAGATCTTGTTAATCGAGGCCCAAATTCATTAGGGGCATTGCGCCAACTCAAGGCCCTACAGGAATCCGGTCGTGCGGAATGTATTCTGGGCAATCACGATCTCCACCTTCTAGCAATTGATGCTGGCATCCGTAAATTAAAACCGCTTGATACCGTAGCACCGATCCTAAAAGCTCCAGATCGCAAAGAATTGATTCATTGGGTTAGAAATAGACCATTAGCCTTGAGTAATGGCAAAGTACTCGCTGTACACGCTGGCGTTCTCCCGCAATGGGATTTAGAGCAAACTATTGAATGCGCTCATGAGGTTGAAAAAGTTTTACGTAGCAAGTCTTATAAAACGTTTTTAGCCAGCATGTATGGCAATACACCTAGCAAATGGAGTAACTCCCTTAAAGGACATGATCGACTACGAGTGATCACAAATGCGCTCACAAGAATGCGCTTTTGTACTCCAACTGGCAGGATGGAGTTTGATAGCAAAGAGGGCTTGGAGAGTGGTCCCAAAGGATTCATTCCCTGGTTCAAGGTACCTAAACGAAAAACTCAAGATGCCGTGATTTATTTTGGTCACTGGTCAACACTGGGACTGCTGCGCGATCAAAATGTTGTGGGTCTTGATACGGGATGCGTATGGGGCGGAAAACTCACCGCTATGGAAATTTCCGCAACAAACCGAGATATGAAGAAATCTCAAATCATCCAGGTAGCTGGATACGACCATCCTTTGCGGGTCTGA